The nucleotide sequence CGCGGCTATCGACGCCCGGCCGCAAGACTTGTTGCTTAACAGCTCCATCTTTATCCGTTGTCAACGCTACTTTGCACAGGTTGAAACGCCTCGTCTTTGATTACTCTGCTCCTGTTTATTTTTCTATCTCGTGGCGCGATCTTGAATCTTCGATTTCTGGGTGAAACGGCGTCGTGCCGGGATCAATAGCGCACCATGCCCGTTGTCAAAGGAGGCGTCTGGTAAGAGCTGAGATGCGCATACCCGATAAAGATCCTCCGACTAACACAGGAAATAAACAGGACGAACATCGAGGATGAAGTTCTACGTGCAGCGGTAAGTCTATGCTCAAGGCACGATCGAACCTGTCCGTGGCAAGTCGCTAACAACATATTGCAACAGGTCTCAAAGTACGGTCTAAACCAATGGGCGCGAGTCTCGTCCCTTCTAGCTCGAAAGACACCGAAACAATGCAAAGCGCGATGGATTGAATGGTTAGACCCCGGTATCCGCAAGGTTGAGTGGTCgagagaggaggatgagaagcTATTGCACCTGGCGAAATTGATGCCGACACAATGGCGCACGATTGCACCGATCGTTGGACGTACAGCGACACAATGCTTGGAACGGTATCAGAAGTTGTTAGATGAAGCTGAGGCTCGTGAAAACGATGAGCTGGGTCTTGGTGGCCCATCTGGCGCAGAAGCGGCTGCACCGAGCGCGGACGACGTTAGGCGGTTGAGGTATGTTAATAGTCTCTTTCTCTGCCTTTTCGGGTTTCATGGTTACTAAATGTGTATAGACCCGGTGAACTCGACCCTGACCCCGAGTCGAAGCCCGCTCGTCCCGATACGATTGACCTCGACGAAGATGAGAAGGAAATGCTGAGTGAGGCACGTGCCCGTCTGGCCAACACACAGGGAAAGAAGGCGAAGCGTAAGGCCAGAGAAAGACAACTCGAGGAATCCCGCAGACTTGCAGTGCTTCAGAAACGTCGCGAACTCAAGAATGCCGGGATCAATATCAAGGTTGTCACACGCAAGAAGGGTGAAATGGATTATAACGCCGATATTCCGTTCGAAAAGCCTGCGGCACCTGGATTTTACGATACCATGGAGGAAGAGGCCAAGAATGAACGGCAACGAGAGATGTTTGACCCTCGCAAGCAGCAGCTCGCGAATAAGCGGAAAGGAGACCAGGACGAAGATGCGGAgcgaaagaagaggaaaggcGACAAGAACAGCAATTCTAGCGCTTTTGCCGCCGCAGCTCGAGCCGGTCAGATGCAGAAAATCCGTGAGGCGGAGCAGAGCAGTAAGAGACGGGCTCTCAACCTGCCAGCGCCCCAGGTCAGCGAAGGGGAGATGGAAGATATCATTAAGATGGGAATGGCTGGAGATAAAGCTACTAAAATGTCGGGAGACGAAGAGACTACCAAAGGCCTGATCGGGAACTATACCAGCATCGTCGGCCAGACACCGATCAGGACACCAAGAGCCCCGCCAGAGGAAGACCATATTGCAAACGAGATTCGGAATATCAGAGCGTTGACCGAAACACAATCATCATTACTGGGTGGAGAGAATACCCCTCTCCATGAGGGAGGATCTTCTACTGGGTTTGATGGCATCGCCCCTCGAAAGCAGCAAATCTTCACGCCTAATCCCATGGCAACTCCCTTCCGGCAGGCGAACGCCGTCGGTGCCACGCCAATTGGAGGTGGAGCTGGTCCCGGGGCGACACCTTTGCGCACTCCTAGGGATCAATTCGCCCTGAACCAAGATGGCGGTGGGCAGCTCATCGGCGCCACACCGAGAGACATTAAAATGCACGATAGATCTGTGCGTACTGATATTCGCAGCAAACTGGCTTCTCTGCCCAAGCCGAAGGAGACTGAGTGGGAGCTGGAAGAGCTTCCCTCCGAGCAGGCAGAACCAACTGGTGCGGCAGAGTTTGTGTCAGAAGAAGATGCAGCAGAGCGTGacagaagagaaaatgaGGCACGTGAGAAGGCCGCTCAAGCT is from Aspergillus chevalieri M1 DNA, chromosome 8, nearly complete sequence and encodes:
- the cef1 gene encoding putative cell division control protein (Cdc5) (BUSCO:EOG09261CXQ;~COG:A,D;~EggNog:ENOG410PFBZ;~InterPro:IPR017930,IPR009057,IPR021786,IPR001005;~PFAM:PF00249,PF13921,PF11831), producing the protein MPVVKGGVWTNIEDEVLRAAVSKYGLNQWARVSSLLARKTPKQCKARWIEWLDPGIRKVEWSREEDEKLLHLAKLMPTQWRTIAPIVGRTATQCLERYQKLLDEAEARENDELGLGGPSGAEAAAPSADDVRRLRPGELDPDPESKPARPDTIDLDEDEKEMLSEARARLANTQGKKAKRKARERQLEESRRLAVLQKRRELKNAGINIKVVTRKKGEMDYNADIPFEKPAAPGFYDTMEEEAKNERQREMFDPRKQQLANKRKGDQDEDAERKKRKGDKNSNSSAFAAAARAGQMQKIREAEQSSKRRALNLPAPQVSEGEMEDIIKMGMAGDKATKMSGDEETTKGLIGNYTSIVGQTPIRTPRAPPEEDHIANEIRNIRALTETQSSLLGGENTPLHEGGSSTGFDGIAPRKQQIFTPNPMATPFRQANAVGATPIGGGAGPGATPLRTPRDQFALNQDGGGQLIGATPRDIKMHDRSVRTDIRSKLASLPKPKETEWELEELPSEQAEPTGAAEFVSEEDAAERDRRENEAREKAAQAELKRQSQVYQRALPRPSVLDIDALMERASHVTDPINGLIIREAALLIAHDARKFPVPGAKVEGKAKKLQRLDDQLLESARATVAAEVASSESQKQQEWQDNFETSWSSSHSSALPGLSNYADDEEEDAFQQEQRMIGAFDNVQASLLDTAKQGNRLEKKLALHYGGYQNRAKMLRTKIIEASAALEKSKDDLDSFNTLQVSEEAALSRRLEKLRDDVAFVLRREREAQEVYRGRKDELDELVAGMGTMANGWY